One genomic region from Arthrobacter sp. FB24 encodes:
- a CDS encoding PucR family transcriptional regulator: MNPPASKSPAAPAYDPPWLALPREVSDLLRPKMPGIVEAIIDAVPQLVPAYARPIEGRFGRGLRRGVAAALERFLQLPGTRLPALSEESRQLVAGLGSGEFRQGRSMDALLSAYRMGARVTFREMSRISMEKDLGQSVVVDLGESILAYIDELSAVSAEAYAFEQSERAGAVDRRRTELLELLLMGQADEAALRQAASMADWSLPARLVVVTLPLDRSAGLRLQLGPGTLVVERETDAVALVPARKSEAARAALEKALKGRSASVGPAGGWEKVPDSLRLAVLAASVLPPREGPEDPPIWADDHLAQIVLGSEPSAIAELAERRLAPLEGLRPAQRERLAETLLSWLRHWGQRAPVAAELGIHPQTVGYRAAQLRELFGDALEDPRARFELELALHAGRR, encoded by the coding sequence ATGAACCCTCCGGCCTCGAAGAGTCCCGCCGCTCCGGCTTACGATCCGCCGTGGCTCGCCCTGCCCCGGGAGGTCAGCGACCTGCTGCGTCCCAAGATGCCCGGCATCGTAGAGGCCATCATCGACGCCGTCCCGCAACTGGTTCCCGCCTACGCCAGGCCTATCGAGGGCCGCTTCGGGCGCGGCCTGCGGCGCGGGGTGGCAGCGGCACTGGAGCGGTTCCTGCAGCTGCCGGGCACCAGGCTCCCCGCCCTGTCCGAGGAAAGCCGGCAGCTCGTGGCGGGGCTCGGCAGCGGCGAATTCCGCCAGGGCCGAAGCATGGACGCCCTGCTGAGCGCGTACCGCATGGGTGCCCGCGTGACGTTCCGGGAGATGTCCCGCATCTCGATGGAAAAAGACCTGGGCCAGAGTGTCGTGGTGGACCTGGGCGAATCGATCCTGGCGTACATCGACGAACTGTCCGCCGTGAGTGCCGAGGCCTACGCCTTTGAACAGTCCGAGCGAGCCGGGGCCGTGGACCGGCGCAGGACCGAACTGCTGGAGCTGCTGCTGATGGGCCAGGCGGACGAAGCGGCCCTGCGGCAGGCGGCCTCCATGGCCGACTGGTCGCTGCCGGCGAGGCTCGTGGTGGTCACGCTCCCGCTGGACCGGTCCGCAGGGCTTCGGCTGCAGCTGGGGCCGGGAACACTGGTGGTTGAGCGCGAAACGGATGCCGTGGCACTTGTCCCGGCCCGGAAGTCCGAGGCCGCCCGGGCGGCGCTGGAGAAGGCGTTGAAGGGCAGGTCCGCTTCCGTGGGGCCGGCCGGCGGCTGGGAGAAGGTACCCGACTCGCTGCGGCTCGCCGTGCTGGCGGCCTCGGTGCTGCCGCCGCGGGAAGGCCCCGAGGATCCGCCCATCTGGGCGGATGACCACCTGGCCCAGATCGTGCTCGGCTCCGAGCCCTCGGCCATCGCGGAACTGGCGGAGCGCAGGCTTGCGCCGCTGGAGGGCCTGCGTCCGGCGCAGCGCGAACGGCTGGCGGAGACCCTCCTCTCCTGGCTGCGGCACTGGGGCCAGCGGGCTCCGGTGGCGGCCGAGCTTGGCATCCATCCGCAGACAGTGGGTTACCGGGCGGCCCAGCTGCGGGAGCTCTTCGGCGATGCGCTGGAAGACCCTCGGGCCCGGTTCGAGCTGGAACTGGCCCTGCATGCGGGGCGGCGCTAG
- a CDS encoding ferredoxin reductase: MIRLRKLARAASVLTTPLAPEDILSLFNPVFSARQLRGIVTRVVAETADSATIFFRPGRGWKAHQAGQWARIGVELDGVRHWRSYSLSAPAGQDPAITVTDVGAVSGVLVRNTRPGDVLFLAPPQGDFVLPEHPRPLLMLTAGSGITPVMSMVRTLVPHRPDSDVVLIHSARTPEDSIFREELSELADQFPNFKVTHWFTGERGRMDFTSPAVLDELCPDWRHRAAYACGPEGFLDDAEALWSAEAAAAAAESSAADGESHQPEGPFAADPINLIIERFTTSLAAGAGHDGGLVTFEASDREVEADGSTPLLDVGEDAGVLMPSGCRMGICHSCLIPLRAGHVRDLRTGEVHGEPGQLIQTCVSAAAGPVNLDI; the protein is encoded by the coding sequence ATGATCCGGCTCCGTAAGCTGGCGCGCGCCGCATCTGTACTGACCACCCCGCTAGCTCCAGAAGATATTCTGTCGCTCTTCAATCCTGTGTTCTCTGCCCGCCAGTTGCGCGGCATAGTCACCAGGGTGGTCGCCGAGACGGCCGATTCCGCCACCATTTTCTTCCGACCAGGCCGCGGCTGGAAGGCCCATCAGGCCGGCCAGTGGGCCCGCATCGGCGTCGAACTCGACGGCGTGCGGCACTGGCGTTCCTATTCCCTGAGCGCCCCCGCCGGGCAGGATCCCGCCATCACGGTCACCGACGTAGGTGCCGTTTCCGGCGTACTGGTCCGCAACACCCGCCCCGGCGACGTGCTGTTCCTGGCTCCGCCGCAGGGCGACTTCGTCCTCCCGGAGCACCCCCGCCCGCTGCTGATGCTTACCGCCGGCAGCGGCATCACCCCCGTCATGTCCATGGTCCGCACGCTGGTGCCGCACCGCCCGGACTCCGACGTCGTGCTGATCCACTCAGCCCGGACCCCGGAAGACAGCATCTTCCGGGAAGAACTGTCGGAGCTTGCCGACCAGTTCCCCAACTTCAAGGTCACCCACTGGTTTACCGGCGAACGCGGCCGGATGGACTTCACCTCTCCCGCCGTGTTGGACGAACTCTGCCCGGACTGGCGCCACCGCGCAGCCTATGCGTGCGGCCCGGAGGGCTTCCTGGACGACGCCGAGGCGCTGTGGTCCGCAGAGGCCGCCGCTGCGGCGGCCGAAAGTTCCGCGGCGGACGGCGAATCCCACCAGCCGGAGGGGCCGTTTGCGGCCGATCCGATCAACCTCATCATCGAACGCTTCACCACCAGCCTGGCAGCCGGTGCAGGGCACGACGGCGGGCTGGTCACCTTTGAAGCCTCCGACCGCGAGGTGGAGGCGGACGGAAGTACGCCGCTGCTGGACGTCGGCGAAGACGCCGGCGTGCTGATGCCCAGCGGCTGCCGGATGGGCATCTGCCACAGCTGCCTTATCCCCCTGCGGGCAGGGCATGTCCGCGACCTCCGCACCGGCGAAGTCCACGGCGAGCCGGGCCAACTAATCCAGACGTGTGTATCGGCAGCCGCCGGACCCGTTAACCTCGACATTTGA
- a CDS encoding fatty acid desaturase family protein — translation MAIVTNHEAETTEDAVVPAKTRRGALAASGSPLIRPPAAAHLSDEQVAELGRELDAIKDDILAKRGASDAAYIRRMIKIQRGLEISGRATLLVSRNKAAWITGTTLLSLAKILENMEIGHNVLHGQWDWMRDPDIHSTTWEWDFVTPARAWQHTHNDLHHRWTNVVGKDNDVGYNLLRMDPQQEWKPFNLGNPLYNAILAPVFEWGIAIYDLELQDYKEGKKSKEALVKDLKALGVKALKQFTKDYAATPAVAMLTGSGKQALYGTLTANAVRNVWAHAVIFCGHFPEGTDTFTEEMVEGETRGDWYVRQMIGSANISGSKFMHLMTGNLSHQIEHHLFPDIPSNRYAEVAPKVQEICKRYGLPYTTGPIWKQVGSTWAKVFKLALPPRKA, via the coding sequence ATGGCAATAGTTACCAACCACGAAGCCGAGACCACGGAAGACGCCGTCGTGCCCGCGAAGACGCGGCGAGGTGCGCTGGCCGCGTCCGGCAGCCCCCTGATCCGTCCGCCGGCCGCAGCACACCTCTCCGACGAGCAGGTGGCTGAGCTGGGCCGCGAACTTGATGCCATCAAGGACGACATTCTGGCGAAGCGCGGCGCCTCCGACGCCGCGTACATCCGACGGATGATCAAGATCCAGCGCGGGCTGGAGATCTCCGGCCGCGCGACGCTCCTGGTGAGCCGGAACAAGGCTGCCTGGATTACCGGCACCACCCTGCTCAGCCTGGCCAAGATCCTGGAAAACATGGAGATCGGGCACAATGTGCTGCACGGCCAGTGGGACTGGATGCGGGACCCGGACATCCACTCCACCACCTGGGAATGGGACTTTGTCACCCCGGCACGCGCCTGGCAGCACACCCACAATGACCTGCACCACCGCTGGACCAACGTGGTGGGCAAGGACAACGACGTCGGATACAACCTGCTGCGGATGGACCCCCAGCAGGAGTGGAAGCCGTTCAACCTCGGCAACCCGCTGTATAACGCCATCCTGGCACCGGTCTTCGAGTGGGGCATCGCGATCTACGACCTTGAGCTCCAGGACTACAAGGAAGGCAAGAAGTCCAAGGAAGCGCTGGTCAAGGACCTCAAGGCCCTGGGCGTCAAGGCGCTCAAGCAGTTCACCAAGGATTACGCCGCCACTCCCGCCGTCGCGATGCTGACCGGCTCGGGCAAGCAGGCGCTCTACGGCACGCTGACCGCCAATGCGGTGCGCAACGTCTGGGCCCACGCGGTGATCTTCTGCGGGCACTTCCCCGAGGGGACGGACACGTTCACCGAGGAAATGGTGGAAGGGGAGACCCGCGGGGACTGGTACGTGCGCCAGATGATCGGCTCAGCCAACATCTCCGGTTCCAAGTTCATGCACCTCATGACCGGAAACCTTTCGCACCAGATTGAGCACCACCTCTTCCCGGACATTCCGTCCAACCGCTATGCCGAGGTGGCGCCCAAGGTGCAGGAGATCTGCAAGCGCTACGGCCTGCCGTACACCACGGGCCCGATCTGGAAGCAGGTCGGCTCCACGTGGGCCAAGGTCTTCAAGCTGGCGCTGCCGCCCAGGAAGGCCTAA
- a CDS encoding class I SAM-dependent methyltransferase, with protein MPEASQRNSSFGQHFARVGPRMDARGAADHRRRLVEAAHGTVVEIGAGYGATFPFYPSAVTSVLALEPDPTLRALALAEAIRAPVPITVQDGTAESLPAADGSVDVVVSSLVLCSVADQSAVLTETLRVLRPGGLLLFYEHVRSAHPVLAAAEDLLTSLWSRLAGGCHPNRDTAGRIAAAGLTLQHVERFGFSALPGNPRIAHVLGAAEKLGT; from the coding sequence ATGCCGGAAGCCAGCCAACGGAATTCGTCCTTCGGACAACACTTCGCCCGCGTAGGTCCGCGCATGGACGCGCGCGGCGCAGCGGACCACCGGCGGCGCCTCGTAGAGGCAGCGCACGGCACCGTCGTCGAAATCGGGGCGGGCTACGGCGCCACCTTCCCCTTCTACCCTTCCGCCGTGACCAGCGTGCTGGCGCTCGAACCGGACCCGACGCTCCGGGCGCTGGCGCTGGCAGAGGCAATCCGGGCACCGGTTCCCATCACGGTCCAGGACGGCACAGCGGAATCACTGCCCGCGGCGGATGGATCCGTGGACGTAGTGGTCTCCAGCCTGGTCCTGTGCAGCGTGGCGGACCAGTCCGCCGTCCTGACGGAAACGCTGCGGGTTCTCCGGCCCGGCGGCCTCCTGCTGTTCTACGAGCATGTCCGCTCCGCACACCCTGTACTGGCAGCTGCCGAGGACCTGTTGACCTCGCTATGGAGCCGGCTGGCCGGAGGTTGCCATCCGAACCGGGACACAGCCGGCCGGATCGCGGCCGCGGGCCTCACGCTGCAGCACGTGGAACGCTTCGGGTTTTCAGCCCTCCCCGGCAATCCGCGGATAGCCCACGTTCTCGGTGCAGCGGAAAAGTTGGGGACATGA
- a CDS encoding heavy metal translocating P-type ATPase, whose protein sequence is MEPRHGAGQLHTGQPDQGQPHAGHSAHPEHGTHQLPGQGTQPAGHGPVDDEHMVHSHGQHAGHSVAMFKNRFWLTLALAVPVVFFSPMFGHLLGYMPPAFPGSTWIPPLLGTVIYLYGGQPFLRGGLTELKSRKPGMMLLIGMAITVAFVASWATSLGIGGFDLDFWWELALLVAIMLLGHWIEMRALGSAQGALDALAALLPDEAERITDAGSETVAVSELRSGDLILVRSGGRMPADGIVSDGQAEFDESMITGESRTVLRSPGDPVVAGTIATDNAVRVQVSAIGEDTALAGIQRLVAEAQASSSKAQALADRAAAFLFYFAAGAGVITFAAWTLMGSISDAVTRTVTVLVIACPHALGLAIPLVIAISTERAARAGVLIKNRMALERMRTVDVVLFDKTGTLTKGEPELKDVAAVEGMDRDGLLALAAAVESDSEHPVARAIVAAARGRGLTVPKATEFSSMTGRGVRAGIDGRTVHVGGPALLRELGANEPETLAAITAAWMDRGAAVLHVVDDGGRVLGAVSLEDAVRPESRQAVAALQNRGIKVAMITGDARQVARAVAADLKIDEVFAEVLPADKDKKVAELQGRGLRVAMVGDGVNDSPALARAEVGIAIGGGTDVAVESAGVVLAGNDPRAVLSMVDLSRASYRKMWQNLVWATGYNIIAVPLAAGVLAFAGVVLSPAAGAVLMSASTIVVALNAQLLRRLKLNPAQAR, encoded by the coding sequence ATGGAACCCCGCCACGGTGCAGGCCAACTGCACACCGGGCAGCCGGATCAGGGCCAGCCGCACGCCGGCCACTCTGCGCATCCGGAGCACGGCACCCACCAGCTGCCCGGCCAGGGCACTCAGCCGGCCGGCCACGGGCCCGTTGACGACGAACACATGGTCCACAGCCACGGCCAGCATGCCGGCCACAGCGTGGCGATGTTCAAGAACAGGTTCTGGCTGACGCTTGCCTTGGCCGTGCCGGTGGTCTTCTTCAGCCCGATGTTCGGGCACCTCCTGGGCTACATGCCGCCGGCCTTCCCCGGCTCCACCTGGATCCCGCCGCTCCTGGGCACCGTGATCTACCTGTACGGAGGCCAGCCGTTCCTCCGCGGCGGGCTCACCGAGCTCAAGTCCCGGAAACCCGGCATGATGCTTCTGATCGGCATGGCCATCACGGTGGCCTTCGTTGCGTCCTGGGCCACCAGCCTGGGGATCGGCGGATTCGATCTGGACTTCTGGTGGGAGCTGGCGCTTCTCGTCGCCATCATGCTGCTGGGCCATTGGATCGAAATGCGGGCGCTCGGCTCGGCCCAGGGGGCGCTGGATGCCCTGGCGGCGCTGCTTCCCGACGAGGCGGAACGCATCACGGACGCCGGCTCCGAAACCGTCGCAGTTTCCGAACTCCGCTCCGGCGATCTCATCCTGGTCCGCTCGGGCGGGCGGATGCCGGCTGACGGCATCGTCAGCGACGGGCAGGCGGAGTTCGACGAATCCATGATCACGGGCGAGTCCAGGACCGTCCTGCGTTCGCCGGGAGATCCGGTGGTGGCCGGAACGATCGCGACGGACAACGCTGTCAGGGTACAGGTCTCCGCCATCGGCGAGGACACGGCCCTGGCCGGAATCCAGCGGCTCGTTGCCGAGGCTCAGGCGTCGTCCTCCAAGGCCCAGGCCCTCGCGGACCGGGCAGCGGCGTTCCTCTTCTACTTCGCCGCTGGCGCCGGCGTCATCACCTTCGCCGCCTGGACGCTGATGGGCAGCATTTCCGACGCCGTGACACGCACCGTGACGGTGCTGGTCATTGCCTGCCCCCATGCGCTGGGGCTTGCCATCCCGCTGGTGATCGCCATTTCCACCGAACGCGCAGCCCGGGCCGGCGTGCTGATCAAGAACCGGATGGCACTGGAGCGCATGCGGACGGTCGACGTCGTGCTTTTCGACAAAACCGGAACCCTCACCAAGGGCGAGCCCGAACTCAAGGACGTGGCCGCAGTTGAGGGGATGGACCGGGACGGGCTACTGGCTCTGGCCGCCGCCGTGGAATCGGACAGCGAGCACCCGGTGGCACGCGCAATCGTCGCGGCCGCCCGCGGGCGCGGGCTCACCGTCCCCAAAGCCACGGAATTCAGCTCCATGACCGGCCGCGGCGTCCGTGCCGGCATCGACGGTAGGACTGTGCATGTGGGCGGTCCCGCCCTGCTCCGCGAACTGGGAGCAAACGAGCCGGAGACGCTTGCAGCCATCACGGCAGCCTGGATGGACCGGGGAGCCGCCGTCCTCCACGTGGTGGACGACGGCGGGCGGGTCCTTGGCGCCGTCAGCCTTGAGGACGCCGTGCGACCGGAATCCCGCCAGGCTGTGGCGGCCCTGCAGAACCGCGGGATCAAGGTGGCCATGATCACCGGGGATGCGCGCCAGGTGGCCCGGGCGGTCGCCGCCGACCTCAAGATCGACGAGGTCTTCGCTGAAGTGCTCCCGGCGGACAAGGACAAGAAGGTCGCCGAACTCCAGGGCCGCGGACTCCGGGTGGCCATGGTGGGCGACGGCGTCAACGACTCCCCCGCACTGGCCCGGGCGGAAGTGGGCATCGCGATCGGCGGCGGGACCGATGTGGCAGTGGAGTCCGCCGGCGTGGTCCTGGCCGGCAACGATCCACGGGCCGTGCTGTCCATGGTGGACCTTTCCCGGGCGAGCTACCGGAAGATGTGGCAGAACCTCGTCTGGGCCACGGGCTACAACATCATTGCGGTGCCGCTGGCCGCCGGTGTGCTGGCCTTCGCAGGGGTCGTCCTGTCCCCCGCCGCGGGTGCCGTGCTGATGTCCGCCTCCACCATCGTGGTGGCCCTCAACGCGCAGCTGCTGCGCCGGCTGAAGCTCAACCCGGCGCAGGCGCGCTGA
- a CDS encoding multicopper oxidase family protein — protein MSRRSALLLGGLGAAATAAGSAGLWWSAASRSSSRPAPVTGAELSQPSELRSAGGRLEVRLDAAAGRIQLAGQQARAMGYNGGSPGPTLRLRPGDVLSVRLANNLDQPTNLHVHGLHVSPEGSGDNVFVVVNAGAVHDYEYRLPADHPPGVYWYHPHHHGMVADQIFAGLFGAIIVEDPEPVPVSTERVLVISDTTLDGGGNVVRVSQMERMLGREGELLLVNGQSNPEFTAMPGQRERWRIINACVARYLPLRLDGQQLQLLGIDSGRYRTPSPVEELLLAPGNRADLLVATAAGESVLRAAYYDRGSMAGMMGQRGPRQAIQPGAAGAALATLRVAGSTAPSPTPPPPLPAGRDPDDLRTAAVAARRQVALSSGAGMGMGGGMMGFTIDGREFSPARTDTVVAAGSVEEWTLTNASPMDHPFHLHVWPMQVIEEGGRAPDRPEWRDVINVPAQGRVKVRVAFRDFSGRSVYHCHILDHEDLGMMGAIEVR, from the coding sequence ATGAGCCGGCGCAGCGCCCTGCTCCTGGGCGGTCTCGGCGCGGCGGCCACCGCAGCCGGCAGCGCGGGGCTGTGGTGGTCGGCGGCTTCCCGGTCCTCATCCCGGCCGGCCCCGGTAACCGGCGCCGAACTGTCCCAGCCGTCCGAGCTGCGCAGCGCCGGCGGCCGGCTGGAGGTCCGGCTCGACGCTGCGGCGGGCCGGATTCAGCTGGCCGGGCAGCAGGCCCGGGCCATGGGTTACAACGGCGGGAGCCCCGGCCCAACCCTCCGCCTGCGGCCGGGCGACGTGCTGAGCGTCCGGCTGGCCAACAACCTTGACCAGCCAACAAACCTGCATGTCCACGGACTGCACGTCTCCCCCGAGGGCAGCGGGGACAACGTGTTCGTCGTGGTGAATGCTGGCGCCGTCCATGACTATGAGTACCGGCTGCCGGCAGACCATCCCCCGGGAGTGTACTGGTACCACCCGCACCACCACGGCATGGTGGCCGACCAGATTTTCGCCGGCCTCTTTGGCGCGATCATCGTGGAGGATCCGGAACCCGTTCCGGTCAGCACCGAACGCGTCCTGGTCATTTCCGACACCACGCTGGACGGCGGCGGGAACGTTGTCCGGGTGTCGCAGATGGAACGGATGCTGGGGAGGGAGGGCGAACTGCTCCTGGTCAATGGCCAGAGCAATCCGGAATTCACCGCTATGCCGGGTCAGCGAGAGCGGTGGCGCATCATCAACGCCTGCGTGGCCCGTTATCTCCCGCTGCGGCTTGACGGCCAGCAGCTTCAGTTACTGGGCATAGACTCGGGCCGCTACCGCACGCCGTCGCCCGTGGAGGAACTGCTCCTGGCACCAGGCAACCGGGCGGACCTGCTGGTTGCCACAGCCGCCGGCGAGTCGGTCTTGCGAGCCGCATATTACGACAGGGGCAGCATGGCCGGCATGATGGGCCAGCGCGGGCCCCGGCAGGCAATCCAACCGGGGGCGGCGGGCGCGGCGCTGGCGACGTTGCGCGTGGCCGGAAGCACCGCACCATCTCCAACGCCCCCGCCGCCACTGCCGGCAGGCAGGGACCCGGACGACCTGCGCACGGCCGCAGTGGCGGCGCGACGGCAGGTCGCGCTCTCTTCCGGTGCAGGGATGGGCATGGGCGGGGGCATGATGGGCTTCACCATCGACGGCAGGGAGTTCAGTCCGGCGCGGACGGACACCGTGGTGGCGGCGGGGAGTGTGGAGGAATGGACCCTGACCAACGCCAGCCCCATGGACCATCCGTTCCACCTGCACGTCTGGCCGATGCAGGTCATCGAGGAGGGTGGCCGCGCGCCGGACCGGCCTGAGTGGCGGGACGTAATCAACGTTCCGGCGCAGGGCCGGGTGAAGGTCCGGGTGGCTTTCAGGGACTTCTCCGGCAGGTCCGTCTACCACTGCCACATCCTCGATCATGAGGACCTCGGAATGATGGGCGCCATCGAAGTCCGGTAG
- a CDS encoding membrane protein yields MMWGYGPDMGWMWLWGVLMLVGIALLVLVAVRLFSGGGRGGFQSGGFTHTGQPGPGGPWPGAGGPGPGGPGQGRSRARQILDERFAKGELTSDQYREQVRILGEEH; encoded by the coding sequence ATGATGTGGGGTTACGGTCCGGACATGGGTTGGATGTGGCTGTGGGGAGTACTGATGCTGGTGGGCATAGCCCTGCTGGTGCTGGTTGCCGTGCGGTTGTTCTCCGGCGGCGGCCGCGGCGGGTTCCAAAGCGGTGGCTTCACTCATACCGGCCAGCCGGGACCGGGCGGTCCGTGGCCTGGGGCCGGCGGTCCGGGACCGGGCGGCCCCGGACAGGGACGCAGCCGGGCGCGGCAGATCCTCGACGAACGGTTCGCGAAGGGGGAACTGACCTCTGACCAGTACCGCGAGCAGGTCAGGATACTCGGCGAGGAGCACTAG
- the radA gene encoding DNA repair protein RadA — MATKTSRASKAPAYKCAECGWTTVKWVGRCGECQAWGTVEETGAAVARTTAATTVLEPARRIADVDATTAAFLPTGVDELDRVLGGGLVPGAVILLAGEPGVGKSTLLLDVAAKFARTAQDVLYITGEESAAQVKLRADRIDAVAESLYLSAETDLGQALGQVEKLEPRLLVVDSVQTLSSADVEGSAGGVSQVREVAASLIAAAKRRNMTTLLVGHVTKDGSIAGPRLLEHLVDVVCQFEGERHSRLRLLRAVKNRYGPTDDVGCFDLNEDGIVGLADPSGLFVSRTKEPVSGTCITVTLEGRRPLLAEVQSLLAESASSQPRRATSGLDSSRVAMLLAVLQQRAGCLLHKDDSYVATVGGVKLSEPATDLAVALAVASAKAKKPLPVRLIAFGEVGLAGEVRPVPGINQRIQEAHRLGFTHAVVPASPNGPGPVPAGFSVREVGHLAEALSLLIS, encoded by the coding sequence ATGGCAACTAAGACTTCCCGGGCGTCCAAAGCCCCGGCCTACAAATGTGCCGAATGCGGCTGGACCACCGTCAAATGGGTGGGGCGCTGTGGCGAGTGCCAGGCGTGGGGCACCGTTGAGGAAACCGGCGCTGCCGTTGCACGCACGACGGCGGCCACCACCGTTCTGGAGCCCGCCCGCCGGATTGCCGACGTCGATGCCACCACCGCGGCGTTCCTCCCCACGGGCGTGGACGAACTGGACCGCGTGCTCGGCGGGGGGCTTGTTCCGGGCGCCGTGATCCTGCTGGCCGGCGAGCCCGGCGTGGGCAAGTCCACGCTGCTCCTGGATGTTGCCGCCAAGTTCGCCCGCACGGCGCAGGACGTCCTCTACATCACGGGCGAGGAATCCGCGGCGCAGGTCAAACTGCGGGCGGACCGGATCGACGCCGTCGCCGAATCCCTGTACCTGTCCGCCGAGACTGACCTGGGCCAGGCGCTCGGGCAAGTGGAGAAGCTCGAACCGCGGCTGCTGGTGGTGGACTCCGTCCAGACGCTCAGCAGTGCCGACGTCGAAGGCAGCGCCGGCGGCGTCTCCCAGGTGCGCGAGGTGGCCGCCTCCCTGATCGCCGCGGCCAAGCGCCGCAACATGACCACGCTTCTGGTGGGGCACGTGACCAAGGACGGCTCCATCGCCGGCCCCCGACTCCTGGAGCACCTGGTGGACGTGGTCTGCCAGTTCGAGGGCGAGCGCCACTCACGGCTCCGGCTGCTACGGGCCGTGAAAAACCGGTACGGACCCACGGACGACGTCGGCTGTTTCGACCTCAACGAGGACGGCATCGTGGGCCTCGCCGATCCCAGCGGCCTGTTCGTCTCCCGGACCAAGGAGCCTGTGTCCGGCACGTGCATCACGGTGACCCTGGAAGGCCGGCGGCCGCTGCTGGCGGAGGTGCAGTCACTCCTGGCTGAGAGCGCCAGCTCGCAGCCCCGCCGTGCCACCAGCGGCCTGGACAGCTCCCGGGTGGCCATGCTCCTTGCCGTGCTCCAGCAGCGCGCCGGCTGCCTGCTGCACAAGGATGATTCCTACGTGGCAACGGTGGGCGGCGTGAAGCTCAGCGAGCCGGCAACCGACCTTGCCGTGGCCCTGGCCGTAGCGTCGGCCAAGGCGAAGAAGCCGCTGCCCGTCCGGCTGATTGCCTTTGGCGAAGTGGGGCTGGCCGGTGAAGTCCGTCCCGTTCCGGGCATCAACCAGCGCATCCAGGAAGCCCACCGGCTGGGCTTCACGCATGCCGTGGTCCCCGCAAGCCCCAACGGCCCGGGACCGGTTCCGGCCGGTTTCTCCGTCCGGGAAGTGGGGCATCTGGCCGAAGCCCTGAGCCTGCTCATCAGCTGA
- a CDS encoding FUSC family protein produces MAIPAGLSASGRFLRGRIRTGLVRSRNSLIPAVQMTGCAVGAYAFAEYVLGHSGPLFAATSSLIALGFSREPRLRRVVEVGLGCTIGIAVGDLLLHWLGGDIWVAAVVLLTSILLARFLDSGNIFTTQLGLQSLLVVLLPAPAGGPFTRSIDAIVGGLFALLVTILIPKDPRREPRKDVRKLLHELAEVLRECAQALLESDSTQAWHALIRGRNCQPLVDAMRQTLRASGEVATLAPAYRRHRDELDRLEQSLDFIDLALRNSRVFARRLTSAINHAALSDEATENIAEVLQETAAAIDELSLGLAETHEGARRAHLRTARQDLSGIALRLHPKLLDVQRLEGETVVMLFRPLMVDLLEASGMDALEARDILPPL; encoded by the coding sequence ATGGCCATCCCAGCAGGACTTTCAGCAAGCGGGCGTTTCCTGCGCGGCCGCATCCGCACCGGCCTGGTCCGGAGCCGCAACTCGCTGATCCCCGCCGTCCAGATGACCGGGTGCGCCGTGGGGGCTTATGCCTTCGCCGAGTACGTACTGGGGCATTCGGGTCCCCTTTTCGCGGCGACGTCGTCGCTGATCGCGCTGGGCTTCTCGCGGGAGCCCCGGCTCCGCCGGGTGGTTGAGGTGGGCCTGGGCTGCACCATCGGCATTGCCGTGGGCGACCTGCTCCTGCACTGGCTGGGTGGCGACATCTGGGTGGCCGCCGTCGTGCTCCTCACCTCCATCCTGCTGGCGCGTTTCCTGGACAGCGGCAACATCTTCACCACGCAACTGGGGCTTCAGTCGCTCCTGGTGGTGCTGCTGCCGGCGCCCGCCGGGGGGCCGTTCACCCGCAGCATCGATGCGATAGTGGGTGGACTGTTCGCGCTGCTGGTCACCATCCTCATCCCCAAGGATCCCCGTCGGGAACCGCGCAAGGACGTCCGGAAACTGCTGCACGAGCTCGCCGAGGTGCTGCGCGAATGCGCCCAGGCCCTACTTGAAAGCGACTCCACCCAGGCGTGGCATGCCCTGATCCGCGGCCGAAACTGCCAGCCCCTGGTGGACGCAATGCGCCAGACCCTGCGCGCTTCCGGCGAGGTTGCCACGCTCGCACCTGCGTACCGCCGGCACCGGGATGAACTGGACCGGCTCGAGCAGTCGCTGGACTTCATCGACCTTGCGCTCCGTAACAGCCGCGTTTTTGCGCGCCGGCTGACGAGCGCCATCAACCATGCGGCGTTGTCCGACGAAGCCACGGAAAACATCGCCGAGGTGCTGCAGGAAACCGCTGCCGCCATCGACGAGCTCTCCCTGGGCCTTGCCGAAACGCACGAGGGCGCGCGGCGGGCCCATCTCCGGACGGCCCGGCAGGACCTGAGCGGGATCGCGCTGCGACTTCACCCGAAGCTGCTGGATGTCCAGCGCCTCGAGGGCGAAACGGTGGTCATGCTGTTTCGTCCGCTGATGGTGGACCTTCTCGAGGCCAGCGGAATGGACGCCCTGGAGGCCCGGGACATCCTCCCGCCGCTGTAG